GTAGAGCGAGCGCCGCTCCGCCATCTGCTGCCGGATCTTGCGGTCGGCGTGCATGACCGTGGTGTGGTCGCGGCCGCCGAAGGCCTGCCCGATGCGGGGCAGCGACAGGTCGGTCAGCTCGCGGCACAGGTACATGGCCACCTGGCGGGCGTTCACCAGCACCCGGGAGCGGGAGTGGCCGCGCAGATCCTCCAGGCTGACGCCGAAGTACTCCGAGGTCGACAGCATGATCTGGTCGGCGGTGATCTCGGGGGCGGCGTCGTCCGGGATGAAGTCGCGCAGCACCTCCTCCGCGATCGACAGCTTGACCTGCTCGCGGCTGAGGTTCGCGTACGCCGTCACCCGGATCAGCGCGCCCTCGAGCTCGCGGATCGAGTTCGACACCCGGGAGGCGATGAACTCCAGCACGTCGGCCGGCGCGTGCAGGCGCTCCTGGGCGGCCTTCTTCTGCAGGATCGCGATCCGGGTCTCCAGGTCCGGCGGCTGGATGTCGGCCAGCAGGCCCCACTCGAACCTGGTGCGCAGCCGGTCCTCCAGCGTCGACAGCGCCTTGGGCGAGCGGTCGGAGGTGATGACGATCTGCTTGTTGGCGTTGTGCAGCGTGTTGAAGGTGTGGAAGAACTCCTCCTGCGTCCGGTCCCGCTTCTCCAGGAACTGGATGTCGTCGATCAGGAGGATGTCCACGTCGCGGTAGCGGCGCTGGAACGCGCTGGCCTTGTCGTCGCGGATCGAGTTGATGAAGTCGTTGGTGAACTCCTCGGTCGACACGTACCGGACGCTGCGGGCGTGCCCGAGCTCCTGGGCGTAGTGGCCGATCGCGTGGAGCAGGTGGGTCTTGCCCAGCCCCGAGCCGCCGTAGATGAACAGCGGGTTGTACGCCTTCGCCGGCGACTCGGCCACCGCGACCGACGCGGCATGCGCGAACCGGTTCGA
The Catellatospora sp. IY07-71 DNA segment above includes these coding regions:
- the dnaA gene encoding chromosomal replication initiator protein DnaA, with protein sequence MSDLNAVWLAATDELADEIVSAQHRAYLRLTQALAVVDDLVLLSVPDAFIRDIIETKLRTAITDTLSRIMGRPVQVAVKVRPPDESGARPVPPAAPPAEFTPSSYAPAPQPFSPPPVEHPVVTPAEGEDALFAVPVPRHPEVAPVRASAMRAPDRDGPPDSGPGRGTGPLEARSVPHPLGGGRDERRPGAMPGSTGDSGGNKLNPKYRFETFVIGSSNRFAHAASVAVAESPAKAYNPLFIYGGSGLGKTHLLHAIGHYAQELGHARSVRYVSTEEFTNDFINSIRDDKASAFQRRYRDVDILLIDDIQFLEKRDRTQEEFFHTFNTLHNANKQIVITSDRSPKALSTLEDRLRTRFEWGLLADIQPPDLETRIAILQKKAAQERLHAPADVLEFIASRVSNSIRELEGALIRVTAYANLSREQVKLSIAEEVLRDFIPDDAAPEITADQIMLSTSEYFGVSLEDLRGHSRSRVLVNARQVAMYLCRELTDLSLPRIGQAFGGRDHTTVMHADRKIRQQMAERRSLYNQIAELTNRIKQI